A single genomic interval of Nycticebus coucang isolate mNycCou1 chromosome 21, mNycCou1.pri, whole genome shotgun sequence harbors:
- the LOC128573431 gene encoding guanine nucleotide-binding protein G(s) subunit alpha isoform X10, with the protein MRILHVNGFNGEGGEEDPQAARSNSDGEKATKVQDIKNNLKEAIETIVAAMSNLVPPVELANPENQFRVDYILSVMNKPDFDFPPEFYEHAKALWEDEGVRACYERSNEYQLIDCAQYFLDKIDVIKQADYVPSDQDLLRCRVLTSGIFETKFQVDKVNFHMFDVGGQRDERRKWIQCFNDVTAIIFVVASSSYNMVIREDNQTNRLQEALNLFKSIWNNRWLRTISVILFLNKQDLLAEKVLAGKSKIEDYFPEFARYTTPEDATPEPGEDPRVTRAKYFIRDEFLRISTASGDGRHYCYPHFTCAVDTENIRRVFNDCRDIIQRMHLRQYELL; encoded by the exons ATGAGGATCCTGCATGTTAATGGGTTTAATGGAGA GGGCGGCGAAGAGGACCCGCAGGCTGCAAGGAGCAACAGCGATGG TGAGAAGGCAACCAAAGTGCAGGACATCAAAAACAACCTGAAGGAGGCCATTGAA ACCATTGTAGCCGCCATGAGCAACCTGGTGCCCCCTGTGGAGCTGGCCAACCCTGAGAACCAGTTCAGAGTGGACTACATTCTGAGTGTGATGAACAAGCCTGACTTTGACTTCCCTCCC GAATTCTACGAGCACGCCAAGGCTCTGTGGGAGGACGAGGGAGTGCGAGCCTGCTATGAGCGCTCCAATGAGTACCAGCTGATCGACTGTGCCCAGTA CTTCCTGGACAAGATTGATGTCATCAAGCAGGCTGACTATGTGCCAAGTGACCAG GACCTGCTTCGCTGCCGCGTCCTGACTTCTGGAATCTTTGAGACCAAGTTCCAGGTGGACAAAGTGAACTTCCA CATGTTTGACGTGGGTGGCCAGCGCGATGAACGCCGCAAGTGGATCCAATGCTTCAATG ATGTGACTGCTATCATCTTCGTGGTGGCCAGCAGCAGCTACAACATGGTCATCCGGGAGGACAACCAGACCAACCGTCTGCAGGAGGCTCTGAACCTCTTCAAGAGCATCTGGAACAACAG ATGGCTGCGCACCATCTCTGTGATCCTGTTCCTCAACAAGCAAGATCTGCTCGCAGAGAAAGTCCTTGCTGGAAAATCGAAGATTGAGGACTACTTTCCAGAGTTCGCTCGCTACACTACTCCTGAGGACG CTACTCCTGAGCCCGGAGAGGACCCACGCGTGACCCGGGCCAAGTACTTCATCCGAGATGAGTTTCTG AGAATCAGCACTGCCAGTGGAGACGGGCGCCACTACTGTTACCCTCACTTCACCTGCGCTGTGGACACTGAGAACATTCGCCGTGTGTTCAACGACTGCCGCGACATCATCCAGCGCATGCATCTCCGTCAGTATGAGCTGCTCTAA
- the LOC128573431 gene encoding guanine nucleotide-binding protein G(s) subunit alpha isoform X12: MRILHVNGFNGDEKATKVQDIKNNLKEAIETIVAAMSNLVPPVELANPENQFRVDYILSVMNKPDFDFPPEFYEHAKALWEDEGVRACYERSNEYQLIDCAQYFLDKIDVIKQADYVPSDQDLLRCRVLTSGIFETKFQVDKVNFHMFDVGGQRDERRKWIQCFNDVTAIIFVVASSSYNMVIREDNQTNRLQEALNLFKSIWNNRWLRTISVILFLNKQDLLAEKVLAGKSKIEDYFPEFARYTTPEDATPEPGEDPRVTRAKYFIRDEFLRISTASGDGRHYCYPHFTCAVDTENIRRVFNDCRDIIQRMHLRQYELL; encoded by the exons ATGAGGATCCTGCATGTTAATGGGTTTAATGGAGA TGAGAAGGCAACCAAAGTGCAGGACATCAAAAACAACCTGAAGGAGGCCATTGAA ACCATTGTAGCCGCCATGAGCAACCTGGTGCCCCCTGTGGAGCTGGCCAACCCTGAGAACCAGTTCAGAGTGGACTACATTCTGAGTGTGATGAACAAGCCTGACTTTGACTTCCCTCCC GAATTCTACGAGCACGCCAAGGCTCTGTGGGAGGACGAGGGAGTGCGAGCCTGCTATGAGCGCTCCAATGAGTACCAGCTGATCGACTGTGCCCAGTA CTTCCTGGACAAGATTGATGTCATCAAGCAGGCTGACTATGTGCCAAGTGACCAG GACCTGCTTCGCTGCCGCGTCCTGACTTCTGGAATCTTTGAGACCAAGTTCCAGGTGGACAAAGTGAACTTCCA CATGTTTGACGTGGGTGGCCAGCGCGATGAACGCCGCAAGTGGATCCAATGCTTCAATG ATGTGACTGCTATCATCTTCGTGGTGGCCAGCAGCAGCTACAACATGGTCATCCGGGAGGACAACCAGACCAACCGTCTGCAGGAGGCTCTGAACCTCTTCAAGAGCATCTGGAACAACAG ATGGCTGCGCACCATCTCTGTGATCCTGTTCCTCAACAAGCAAGATCTGCTCGCAGAGAAAGTCCTTGCTGGAAAATCGAAGATTGAGGACTACTTTCCAGAGTTCGCTCGCTACACTACTCCTGAGGACG CTACTCCTGAGCCCGGAGAGGACCCACGCGTGACCCGGGCCAAGTACTTCATCCGAGATGAGTTTCTG AGAATCAGCACTGCCAGTGGAGACGGGCGCCACTACTGTTACCCTCACTTCACCTGCGCTGTGGACACTGAGAACATTCGCCGTGTGTTCAACGACTGCCGCGACATCATCCAGCGCATGCATCTCCGTCAGTATGAGCTGCTCTAA
- the LOC128573431 gene encoding guanine nucleotide-binding protein G(s) subunit alpha isoform X11 — protein sequence MRILHVNGFNGDSEKATKVQDIKNNLKEAIETIVAAMSNLVPPVELANPENQFRVDYILSVMNKPDFDFPPEFYEHAKALWEDEGVRACYERSNEYQLIDCAQYFLDKIDVIKQADYVPSDQDLLRCRVLTSGIFETKFQVDKVNFHMFDVGGQRDERRKWIQCFNDVTAIIFVVASSSYNMVIREDNQTNRLQEALNLFKSIWNNRWLRTISVILFLNKQDLLAEKVLAGKSKIEDYFPEFARYTTPEDATPEPGEDPRVTRAKYFIRDEFLRISTASGDGRHYCYPHFTCAVDTENIRRVFNDCRDIIQRMHLRQYELL from the exons ATGAGGATCCTGCATGTTAATGGGTTTAATGGAGA CAGTGAGAAGGCAACCAAAGTGCAGGACATCAAAAACAACCTGAAGGAGGCCATTGAA ACCATTGTAGCCGCCATGAGCAACCTGGTGCCCCCTGTGGAGCTGGCCAACCCTGAGAACCAGTTCAGAGTGGACTACATTCTGAGTGTGATGAACAAGCCTGACTTTGACTTCCCTCCC GAATTCTACGAGCACGCCAAGGCTCTGTGGGAGGACGAGGGAGTGCGAGCCTGCTATGAGCGCTCCAATGAGTACCAGCTGATCGACTGTGCCCAGTA CTTCCTGGACAAGATTGATGTCATCAAGCAGGCTGACTATGTGCCAAGTGACCAG GACCTGCTTCGCTGCCGCGTCCTGACTTCTGGAATCTTTGAGACCAAGTTCCAGGTGGACAAAGTGAACTTCCA CATGTTTGACGTGGGTGGCCAGCGCGATGAACGCCGCAAGTGGATCCAATGCTTCAATG ATGTGACTGCTATCATCTTCGTGGTGGCCAGCAGCAGCTACAACATGGTCATCCGGGAGGACAACCAGACCAACCGTCTGCAGGAGGCTCTGAACCTCTTCAAGAGCATCTGGAACAACAG ATGGCTGCGCACCATCTCTGTGATCCTGTTCCTCAACAAGCAAGATCTGCTCGCAGAGAAAGTCCTTGCTGGAAAATCGAAGATTGAGGACTACTTTCCAGAGTTCGCTCGCTACACTACTCCTGAGGACG CTACTCCTGAGCCCGGAGAGGACCCACGCGTGACCCGGGCCAAGTACTTCATCCGAGATGAGTTTCTG AGAATCAGCACTGCCAGTGGAGACGGGCGCCACTACTGTTACCCTCACTTCACCTGCGCTGTGGACACTGAGAACATTCGCCGTGTGTTCAACGACTGCCGCGACATCATCCAGCGCATGCATCTCCGTCAGTATGAGCTGCTCTAA